The Fulvivirga maritima genome segment ACACTGGGAAGACTTGCTCCTGTCTCATCTATTATTTTACCTGTAACATTATGTTGCGAAGAAGCAAATATTGGTATGGTTAAAAGAAGTGCTACCCAGGTAGCTTTAATTATCCTGTAGTTTTCTCTCATACTTTGTTTTTATGGTTTCAAATAATTAATAAATGGAATGTGAATTTTTGAACATGACTATGTTCAATGGAATGCGAAATTAAAAAAATTAATGAAAGGTTCTGTGCGAACTATTTAAAGATGTGAATATAATTGTACTTTACCTTTATTTAAAGGTGAAGTAGGTGTTAAAATTCTGGCTATATTTTAGTCTTTAGACCTACAATAATTGTCGGATGGAAATGATAGATAGCACTATTAAGAAAAGCTCAAATGCGGTTAACATTTATTTAGATTATGGATCGGTGCCGATCGTTTGCCTAGCCCGGTAATTAGGATTAGGGCTTGATGAATGAATCTTAAAATATGGAAAGCCGAAGCCAGTTCGTGATATTTACATTACACTAATTTTCGGCCGGGATCTCATTGCTCAGGCACAACTTAAGTGAACAGTAAGATTCCTGATCCCATCACGCCATGCGCAAGAATCATGAAATGACGACTTTCAATGGCAAGTTCAGGCCAATTAAAGCTCAGGATGATCTTCTTCAGAAATGAAAGGGTGTATGTTTTCCATCTCTTTTATCTGCATGGCATTAGTAATGATTTCCAATGATTTGTTCACCATCTCTATTTCTTCAGTTGAGAGGGTTTCTAGCTTTTTAGAAAGCTTGTCATGCAATACGTTAGGGGCGTTTTCCAGTAGTTTTATGCCCAGGGCTGTCAAGGTAATATGAGTGATACGCTTATCGCCAGACTTAGGCATACGAGCTACATAACCCCGCTTTTCTAATCGATTAATAATGCCGGTTACGGTGCTGGAGTTGAGGTTTAGCTGTTCTTTAAGTTCTTTTTGAGATCGGTGATACCCCGGACTTTTTTCCAAATAGCTTAAGCACAAAAATTGAGGAATACTTAGGCCGTATTCTTTCTCCATAATCTTAGACTCAATACTCAGAGCCCTTACGATTTTTCTAATGTTTATTAAAATCTCTAACGAATCCATAACAGCAGGTTTACATCAATTTTACGCAATAAAATTGCTTGAGGATACAGCTAGTTGAAAAAATTAGCAATCAATTTTATCAATATTAACTAATCTGATATCGAAACAGTTATGCGTATTTTTACTGATGTTAGAGTGTATTTTTAATTTAATAATGTTTTAAAATAATTTAAAAGAGATTAGGCTTAAGCTATAGAAAAATACTTTTATTTGATCATTTGTTTTGGCCGCTAATCTATACTTTTTTATTAAAAAATAAACACATAATTTTTTTCAACTCCCGTGAAATTAGAATGGAATGAAGAAACGAAAAAGATCATTGAGCTTGCCGTAATTATTTATTTGGCCTGTGGTATAATGCTCTATTATTATAAAAGGCCTGAATATGTTTCTGCTGATATGCTGGAAGAAGTAGAGGGTATACTACTGAATGCTCCCAAACTACATGATGATGATAATAGATTGACATTTAAGTTAATTGGCGACACCAGGCGTTTTTCTATCGCTTTTTGTAATTCAGAATCATTAGATCTTAATGTTTTAAAGGCTTTGAAAGCACGAGATTTTGTGAGGTTCAAGGTGCTGTCATCAGAGCATAGGAGTGTCATGAGTTTTTGGTTGGAAAAATACCGAGCCTTTAGTTTAAAAAATCAGGAGGGGCAAGAATTGATGACATTAGATGCGTATAACTCATGCAAAAAGAATGATTGGAAAAGAATAGCCTTTGTAGTAGTGCTTTTAATGGTGATTCTGCTATATCAAGTTTTCGATTATAAGTTTAGTAAGCCAATAGTTGATAGAAATAAAGGAGATGAATCCTCTTAAGTTCTTGCTGTAGTGTAATATAAAAACCTGACAAAATACAGTTTATTTTGTGTAGATATACTGTTCGTGCTCTCATTATTGTATGGTAACTTTAAAGCAGAAAACCTGAAATATTAAATAATTATGAAACGAATATTAGTTCCTACAGATTTTTCAGATCAGGCAAAATATGCCCTTGATGCTGCACATAAGATAGCCTTAAAAACAGGAGCCGCTCTTGTTTTAATACATGTTATTGAAGATGCTAATGTTACTTCTGTTCATTATACCGGAGAGGTGGAGCTGCCAGAAATGACAGACCGACTGTTTATGATGCGTATGATTGAAAAGGGTAAGAAGAACCTTGAAAAATTGGCTACTAGTGAGGCTTTTGCTGACATAGTGGTGGAGCAAGAATTACGTATTGGTAGTCCTTATCATAATATCAGAGATATTGTAAGTGAGCAGGAGGTAGATTTAGTAGTAATGGGTACCAAAGGAAGCTCTGGTGTAGAAGAATTTTTAATTGGCTCTAATGCCGAGAAAGTAGTTAGACATGCTAAATGCCCTGTTTTAACCATTCATGAAAAGCTACAAAGTGACTCTTTAGATACTATAGTGTATGCCACCGCTTTAGATGAAGATGAAATTGCTTCTTTTGAAGTAGTAAAAGCATTCCAGGCTATGTATGGAGCTAAAATTAATATCGTAAGAATTAATACACCTAATAACTTCCAGCCTGATAGAGTGGCGCTAAAAGAGTTAGAAGAATTTGCCGAAAAGCTAGGGGTAGATAATTATGAAGTGAGAATTTTTAACGATAACTCTGAAGAGGAGGGTATCATCTACTTTGCGGAGCAAGTAAAAGCAGAGCTGATAGCCATGGCCACTCATGGTAGAACAGGGCTATCACACCTGCTGGGAGGAAGTATAGCCGAAGATGTGGTGAACCACACCAGAAGGCCAGTACTTACCTACTCTTTGAAAAAATAAGTTATTCGGCCGTGCCGCTAAGTCTTAAGAAGAGTTCAAAATCTGAAGGCGCCGCGTCTACCGAGCCGGAAACTACTATTTGAACTTCATTGTCATCAGCCAATGCCTGGTTGATGACATTGAAGAAAGTATTGTCCTGAAATCTGATGTTCTGACCTGACGGATCATTGTTAATAGTACTAATCTCCACCGGAGAAAGTGTTACCGAAGCACTAGTCTGCACTATGCTTAGTGTAATGGTAATCGTTTCCGCTTCTCCAGAGA includes the following:
- a CDS encoding universal stress protein codes for the protein MKRILVPTDFSDQAKYALDAAHKIALKTGAALVLIHVIEDANVTSVHYTGEVELPEMTDRLFMMRMIEKGKKNLEKLATSEAFADIVVEQELRIGSPYHNIRDIVSEQEVDLVVMGTKGSSGVEEFLIGSNAEKVVRHAKCPVLTIHEKLQSDSLDTIVYATALDEDEIASFEVVKAFQAMYGAKINIVRINTPNNFQPDRVALKELEEFAEKLGVDNYEVRIFNDNSEEEGIIYFAEQVKAELIAMATHGRTGLSHLLGGSIAEDVVNHTRRPVLTYSLKK
- a CDS encoding MarR family winged helix-turn-helix transcriptional regulator, encoding MDSLEILINIRKIVRALSIESKIMEKEYGLSIPQFLCLSYLEKSPGYHRSQKELKEQLNLNSSTVTGIINRLEKRGYVARMPKSGDKRITHITLTALGIKLLENAPNVLHDKLSKKLETLSTEEIEMVNKSLEIITNAMQIKEMENIHPFISEEDHPEL